A genomic stretch from Leptodactylus fuscus isolate aLepFus1 chromosome 10, aLepFus1.hap2, whole genome shotgun sequence includes:
- the PPP1R3C gene encoding protein phosphatase 1 regulatory subunit 3C: MIQILEPPRSLPRSIMPVDVAVRICLAHSPPLKKFLSPYDDCRGRNFVNRFKPLRPCLSLKKESDSRNNEWNRSKSRAKKKVVFADSKGLSLTSVHVFSEFKDEPVTDLQFDLIDLEDITASLKLHEEKNLILGFTQPSADYLQFRNKIQKNFVSLENCSLQERSIAGTIKVKNLSYEKTVKVRITYNTWKTYTDIDCVYMNNVYGGTDSDTFSFAVDLPPNIPSHEKIEFCISFESEGQVFWDNNDGLNYTIVRAEWKSDGVQTNSLTKTDITSYKSQSFKPENDLDQFGSPKTSLGLFPEWQSWGRIGNTSPYW, encoded by the coding sequence atgatacaaatactggAGCCGCCACGTTCTCTTCCACGCTCTATCATGCCGGTTGATGTTGCGGTCCGGATATGCTTAGCGCATTCTCCTCCATTAAAGAAGTTTCTCAGCCCCTATGACGACTGCAGGGGAAGAAACTTTGTGAATCGATTTAAGCCGCTAAGGCCATGTCTGTCTTTGAAGAAGGAATCTGATTCCAGGAACAATGAGTGGAACCGCTCCAAATCCCGAGCAAAAAAGAAAGTCGTCTTTGCTGATTCTAAAGGCCTGTCCTTGACATCGGTACATGTGTTTTCAGAGTTTAAAGACGAGCCTGTCACCGACCTCCAGTTTGATCTGATAGATCTTGAAGACATCACCGCCAGCCTAAAATTACATGAAGAAAAGAATTTGATCTTGGGATTCACCCAACCATCAGCCGATTACCTACAGTTCCGCAATAAGATCCAAAAGAACTTTGTAAGTCTAGAGAATTGCAGCCTTCAGGAGAGGTCTATCGCTGGCACCATCAAAGTAAAAAACCTAAGCTATGAAAAAACAGTCAAGGTACGAATAacctacaacacctggaaaacctaTACAGATATTGACTGTGTTTACATGAATAACGTATATGGAGGCACAGACTCTGACACCTTCTCCTTTGCTGTAGATCTGCCTCCTAACATTCCCAGTCATGAAAAAATCGAGTTCTGCATATCCTTCGAGAGCGAAGGGCAGGTATTCTGGGACAATAATGATGGACTGAACTACACTATAGTCCGTGCAGAGTGGAAATCCGATGGGGTGCAGACTAACTCCTTAACTAAAACAGACATCACTTCCTACAAATCCCAAAGCTTCAAGCCAGAAAATGACTTAGATCAGTTCGGAAGTCCTAAAACATCCCTTGGTTTATTTCCCGAATGGCAGAGTTGGGGTAGAATAGGGAACACCTCCCCATACTGGTGA